GGCGGTGTGCTGAACGGTTTCGAGCTGATGAAGGCCATGATCAAGGCCGGCGCCGGCGGCGTGCACTTCGAAGACCAGCTCGCCTCGGTCAAGAAGTGCGGCCACATGGGCGGCAAGGTGCTCGTGCCGACGACCGAAGCCGTGCAGAAGCTCGTCGCCGCACGCATGGCGGCCGACGTCTGCGGCACGCCGACGCTCGTGATTGCCCGCACCGATGCCGAAGCGGCCGACCTCATCACCAGCGACTACGACGAGAACGACAAGCCTTTCCTCACGGGCGAGCGCACCGCCGAAGGCTTCTACAAGACCAGGAAGGGCATGGACCAGGCCATCAGCCGCGCCGTCGCCTATGCGTACTACGCCGACCTGGTGTGGTGCGAAACCGGCACGCCCGACCTCGAGTTCGCCCGCAAGTTCGCCGAAGCCGTGCACAAGGTGCACCCCGGCAAGATGCTGGCCTACAACTGCTCGCCGTCGTTCAACTGGAAGAAGAACCTCGACGACGCCACCATTGCCAAGTTCCAGAAGGAACTGGGCGCCATGGGCTACAAGTACCAGTTCATCACGCTGGCCGGCATCCACTCGATGTGGTTCAACATGTTCGACCTGGCGCAAGACTATGTGCAGCGCGGCATGTCGGCCTACGTCGAGAAGGTGCAAGAGCCCGAGTTCGCAGCGCGCGACCGCGGCTACACCTTCGTGTCGCACCAGCAGGAAGTGGGCACGGGTTACTTCGACGAGGTGACCACCGTCATCCAGGGCGGCAAGTCCAGCGTCACGGCGCTGACCGGCTCGACCGAGGAAGAACAGTTCCACTGACCCGCTGATCGCCTGAACAGACGATTCGCTGTCACCATCCAGCCCGGCCTTGTGCCGGGTTTTTTTTGTGGGACCCGCAAAACCCGCCCGCCAATGGCCTGGGCGGCCACCGGATAGAATTGCGGCTCTCTGCACCCAACAAGAGCGAGAAAGGCACCTTGGTTATGACACCGCGAACTACTCCGCAAGGACCCAGCGGCTTTTTCTTCATCTCCGAAGAAAAGGGCCGGTAGCCCGCGCTCGCTGGTTTCTGCCAGCACCCCAACCAAGCAAAGCGCGGCCAGTCACCGCGCTTTTTGTTTTTCTGCCCGAGGTTTTTCATGATCCAGATCACGCTTCCCGACAACTCGCGCCGCGAGTTCCCCGGCCCGGTTTCGGTGGCCGAAGTTGCCCAGTCCATCGGACCCGGGCTCGCCAAGATGACGGTGGCCGGCAAGATCGACGGCAAGCTCGTCGACGCCAGCGACATCATCGACCGCGACGCCAGGCTGCAGATCATCACGCCCAAGGACGACGAGGGCCTGGAGATCATCCGCCACTCGACGGCCCACCTGGTCGGCCACGCGGTGAAGCAGCTCTACCCGACGGCCAAGATGGTCATCGGGCCGGTCATCGACGAGGGCTTCTACTACGACATCTCGTACGAGCGCCCGTTCACGCCCGAGGACATGGCGGCCATCGAGGCGCGCATGAAAGAACTCATCGCGCAGGACTACGACGTGGTCAAGAAGATGACGCCGCGCGCCGAGGTCATCGAAGTGTTCAAGTCGCGCGGCGAGGACTACAAGCTGCGCCTGGTCGAGGACATGCCCGACGAGCAGGCCATGGGCCTGTACTACCACCAGGAATATGTCGACATGTGCCGCGGCCCGCACGTGCCGAACACGCGATTCCTGAAGGTCTTCAAGCTCACGAAGCTGGCCGGCGCCTACTGGCGCGGCGACGCCAAGAACGAGCAGCTGCAGCGCATCTACGGCACGGCCTGGGCCGACAAGAAGCAGCTCGACCAGTACATCCAGCGCATCGAGGAAGCCGAGAAGCGCGACCACCGCAAGCTGGGCAAGGAACTGGACCTGTTCCACATCGACGAAGTGGCGCCGGGCGTGGTGTTCTGGCATCCCAAGGGATGGGCGATCTGGCAGGCCGTCGAGCAGTACATGCGCAACATCTACCGCGACACGGGCTACTGGGAAGTCAAGGGCCCGCAGATCCTGGACAAGAGCCTGTGGGAGAAAACGGGCCACTGGCAGAACTACCGCGACAACATGTTCACGACGGAATCGGAAAAGCGCGAGTACGCGCTCAAGCCGATGAACTGCCCCGGCCACGTGCTCATCTTCAAGAGCGACCTGCGCAGCTACCGCGACCTGCCGCTGCGCTACGGCGAGTTCGGCCAGTGCCACCGCAACGAACCCAGCGGCGCGCTGCACGGCATCATGCGCGTGCGCGGCTTCACGCAGGACGACGGGCACGTCTTCTGCACCGAAGACCAGATCCTGGAAGAGTGCGTGGCGTACACGGCGCAGCTGCAGAAGGTGTACGCCGACTTCGGCTTCACGGACATCCTCTACAAGGTGGCCACGCGGCCCGACAACCGCGTCGGCTCCGACGAGCTGTGGGACAAGGCCGAGCATGCGGTGATGGAGGCGCTGCGCCGTTCGGGCGTCGACTTCATCATCTCGCCCGGCGACGGGGCCTTCTACGGCCCCAAGATCGAATACACGCTGAAGGATGCGCTGGGCCGCCAGTGGCAGTGCGGCACCATGCAGGTCGACTTCAACACGGCCGAGCGCCTGGGCGCCGAGTACGTCACGGAATCGAGCGGGCGTGCGCACCCTGTGATGCTGCACCGCGCCATCGTGGGCAGCCTCGAGCGCTTCATCGGCATGCTGATCGAACACCATGCCGGCGCGCTGCCCGCGTGGCTCGCTCCGGTACAGGTGGCGGTGCTCAATATCAGCGAAGGGCAGGCCGACTACGCTGCTTCAGTGGCGAAAACGCTGCAGAATCAAGGGGTTAGGGTCCAGCTGGATCTGCACAACGAGAAGATTACGTATAAAATACGCAAGCATTCGTTGCAAAAGCTTCCCTATATCCTCGTCGTAGGCGACAAAGAGAAGGAAGCTGGTGCCGTCGCAGTGCGCGCCCGGGGCAATCAAGATCTCGGTGCAATGTCCCTCGAATCGTTCGTACTACGGCTCGTCCAGGATATTGCTGACAAGCGTTGATTTGTCCCGCTAGCACCCTCATATGTGCTTTCGGGCCCACATCATGCCGCTTGTCCGCGAGGACTGCCCCGGCTTCCGCTACAGGTTTTGTAGCAACTTTTGAAGGATTCTGACCATCGCTACTGCATTTCGCGACCGCCGCCACCGCGAGGAACGCCAACACCGCCTGAACCGGGAAATCATGGCCCCGGAAGTCCGCCTTGTAGGCCCGGAAAACGAGCCCATGGGTGTCATGAGTCTCTCCGAGGCCTTGCGCCTTGCCGGTGAGGCTGACGTGGATCTGGTCGAGGTCGTTGCTGCGGCCAATCCGCCAGTGTGCCGCCTGATCGAGTACGGCAAGTTCAAGTACCACGAGCAGAAGAAGGCGGCCGAGGCGAAGTCGAAGCAGAAGGTCATCGAGGTCAAGGAAATCAAGTTCCGGCCCGGTACCGACGATGGCGACTACAACATCAAGATGCGCAATATCCGGCGCTTTCTTGAAGAGGGCGACAAATGCAAGATCACGCTGCGCTTCCGCGGCCGCGAGATCACGCACCAGGAGCTCGGTCTGGCCTTGCTGCAGCGCATTCGCGATGAGCTGGCCGACCTGATCGTCGTGGAGCAGTTTCCCAAGCTCGAAGGCCGGCAGATGATCATGATGATCGCTCCGGGCCGCAAGAAGCCGGGTGGCGGTGGTGCCGCCAAGCCCGCATCAACGGAAACGTCGGCGCCCGCGGCGGCCTGAAAAGGCCGTCCGGGCGAGTGAGATAGTTAGCAGGGTTTCAAAGAATTTCGCCGTTGCCGGCGCTTCGCAAGAAGAGCTGGCAGGGGCGAGATAAAGAAGTGTCTCGGGGCCAACAAGTCCGTGGAGTATCCGCGGCGCCTCACGAGCACAAACTAAAGGAGCATTCACATGCCCAAAATGAAGACCAAGAGCAGCGCGAAAAAACGTTTCCGCGTTCGTCCCGGTGGCACCGTCAAGCGCGGTCAAGCCTTCAAGCGTCACATCTTGACGAAGAAGACCACCAAGAACAAGCGTCACCTGCGTGGTGCAGTCGCAGTGCATGAAACCAACATGGTTTCTGTCGCCGCCATGCTGCCCGGCCGTGGCATTTAACTCAGACGAACAAGGAGTACACACATGCCTCGCGTCAAACGTGGTGTAACGGCTCGCGCCCGCCACAAGAAAGTTCTCGCCCTCGCCAAGGGTTTCCGCGGTCGCCGCGGCAATGTCTTCCGCGTCGCCAAACAGGCGGTGATGAAGGCTGGGCAATATGCCTACCGTGACCGCCGCACCAAGAAGCGCGTGTTCCGTCAACTGTGGATCGCGCGTATCAACGCCGCCTCGCGTGAACTGGGCCTGACCTACAGCCAGTTCGCAAACGGCATCCGCAAGGCCGGAATCGAGATCGACCGCAAGATGCTTGCGGACATCGCAGTGCACGACAAGGCCGCTTTTGCCGGCATCGTGGAGCAGGTCAAGGCCAAGCTGGCTGCTTGATCCTGTACAGCAAGGCGGCTGCCTTCATTGGCAGCCTCCTGCGCCCACGACACAAGGGCTGGCGCTTGAAAAGGCTCCAGCTCTTTTTTTATTCCCCTGCCTATTTTTGTTGCTATGAACGAGTTGGACTCCCTGGTCGACACCGCACGCGCCGCCTTCGCCGAAGCGAAAACGCCCGCTGAGCTCGAGAACGCCAAGGCGCAGTTCCTCGGCAAGTCGGGCCGCATCACCGAGCTGATGAAGGGCATGGCCGCACTCAGCGTCGACGAGAAAAAATCGCGCGGCGCCGCAATCAACCTGGCCAAGCAGGCCATCGAGTCCGCGCTGACCGACCGGCGCCAGCAACTGGCCGACGAAGAGCTTTCGCAACAGCTGCGCGCCGAGGCGCTCGACGTGAGCCTGCCCGGCCGTCGCCGCATCCCGGGTGGCTTGCACCCCGTGAGCCGCACGCTGGAACGCATCGAGGAGATCTTCTCGAGCATGGGCTTCGACGTGGCCGACGGCCCCGAGATCGAGAGCGACTGGCACAGCTTCACCTCGCTCAACAACCCGCCGAACCATCCGGCGCGTTCGATGCAGGACACCTTCTATGTCGACCTGAACGGTGACGACGGCATTCCGTACAACCTGCGCCCGCACACGAGCCCGATGCAGGTGCGCTATGCGCATCAGCACATCAAGAAATTCGCGGCCGAGTTCGAGGCGGCCGCAGCCGATGCCACCGGTGCAATCAAGGCGCCCGAGATCCGCGTCATTGCGCCGGGCCGCACCTACCGTGTCGACAGCGACGCCACGCACTCGCCCATGTTCCACCAGTGCGAAGGCCTGTGGCTCGGCGAAAACGTGAGCTTCAAGGACCTGAAGGTCGTCTTCACCGACTTCTGCCGCACCTTCTTCGAGAGCGACGACCTCGTGCTGCGCTTTCGCCCGAGCTTCTTTCCGTTCACCGAACCCAGCGCCGAAATCGACATCCAGTTTGCGAGCGGCCCGCTGGCCGGCCGCTGGCTCGAAGTCGCGGGCTCGGGCCAGGTGCATCCGAACGTGGTGCGCAACATGGGGCTCGACCCCGAGCGCTACATCGGCTTTGCCTTCGGCATGGGGCCCGACCGCCTCACCATGCTGCGCTACGGCGTGAACGACTTGCGGCTGTTCTTCGACGGCGACTTGCGCTTTCTCTCGCAGTTCCAGTAAGCACCCACCCATAGAAAACCGAATACGAGATCGAAGAGATGCAATTCCCGGAATCCTGGCTGCGTGAGTTCTGCAATCCGCCCCTTGGCAGCGCCGAGCTGGCCGAAACGCTCACCATGGGCGGCTTCGAAGTCGAAGAGCGTCGACCCGTGGCGCCGCCCTTCAGCCGCATCGTGGTCGGCGAGATCAAGGAAGCCGTGCAGCACCCGAACGCCGATCGCCTGCGCGTGTGCCAGGTGGATGTGGGGCAGGGTGCCTTGCTAAACATCGTGTGCGGCGCGCCCAATGCGCGCGTCGGCATCAAGGTGCCGTGCGCGCTGGTCGGCGCCGAGTTGCCGCCCGGTGAAGACGGCAAGCCCTTTCTCATCAAGCTGGGCAAGCTGCGCGGCGTAGAGAGCCAAGGCATGCTGTGCTCGGCGCGCGAGCTCCAGCTGAGCGAAGACCACGGCGGCCTGCTCGAACTCGCCGCCGACGCACCGGTGGGCGCCGACGTGCGCGACGTGCTCAAGCTCGACGACGCGCTGCTCACGCTCAAGCTCACGCCCAACCTGGCCCACGGCCTGAGCGTGTACGGCATTGCGCGCGAACTCGCGGCCCTGACCGGTGCGCCGCTCAAGACCCCGGCCATCGCACCGGTGGCCCCATCGTTTGCCGACGTGCTGCCGGTGAAGGTGGAAGCGCCCGAGCTCTGCGGCCGCTTTTCGGGACGCATCGTGCGCGGCGTGAACACCCAGGTCGCGACGCCCGCCTGGATGGTCGATCGCCTCGCGCGCTGCGGCCAGCGCAGCGTGACGCCGCTGGTCGACATCTCGAACTACGTCATGTTCGAGTACGGCCAACCCAGCCACATTTTCGACCTGGACAAGATCCACGGCGGCCTCACGGTGCGCTGGGGCAAGGCGGGCGAGCAGCTCAAGCTGCTGAACGGCAACACCATCAGCGTCGACGACAAGGTCGGCGTCATTGCCGACGGCGAGGCCGTCGAGTCGCTCGCCGGCATCATGGGCGGCGATGCCACGTCGGTGTCGGACGCCACGCGCAACATCTACGTCGAGGCTGCGTTCTGGTGGCCCGAAGCCGTGCAGGGCCGCTCGCGCCGCTTCAACTTCTCGACCGACGCCGGCCACCGCTACGAGCGTGGCGTGGACCCGAGCCGCACGGTCGAGATCATCGAGCGCATCACGCAGCTCATCATCGAGATTTGCGGCGGCCAGGCTGGCGCCATGGACGACAAGGTGTTGAACGTGCCCGAGGCCATGCCCGTCACGCTGCGCGTGGCCCGGGCCGCGCGCGTCATCGGCATGCCTTTGACGCAGGCGCAATGTGCCGACGCGCTGCGCCGGCTCGGCTTTGCGCTCGGCGAGGGCGACGGCACGCTGACCGTCACGCCGCCGCCGCACCGCTTCGACCTGCTGATCGAGGAAGACCTGATCGAAGAGGTGGCGCGCCTCATCGGCTTCAACAACCTGCCGACCACCGCGCCGCTGGCGCCCATCACCGCCCGCGTGCGGCCCGAGGCCCGGCGCAGCCGTTTCGCCGTGCGCCGCAGCCTTGCCGCGCTCGGCTACCAGGAAACCATCAACTTCAGCTTTGTCGAGGCGCACTGGGAACACGACCTGGCTGGCAATGCCAATCCGGTGAAGCTTCTCAACCCCATCGCCAGCCAGATGAGCGTGATGCGCTCGTCGCTGATCGGCTCGCTGCTGCAGGTGCTCAAGTTCAACCTCGATCGCAAGGCGCCGCGCGTGCGCGTCTTCGAGCTGGGCCGCGTGTTCATGCGCGACGACAGCGTGGCCACCACCGACAGCACCGTGCGCGGCGTTCACCAGCCCATGCGCGTGGCCGGCCTCGCCTGGGGCGACGCCGACGAGGCGCGCTGGGACGGCAAGCCGCACCGCGTCGATTTCTACGATGCCAAGGGCGACGTCGAAGCGCTGCTCGCACCGCGGGTGCCGAGCTTCGAAGCCGCCGAGCATCCGGCCATGCACCCCGGCCGCACCGCGCGCGTGCTGCTGGACGGCAAGGCGATCGGCTTCGTCGGCGAACTGCATCCACGCTGGCGCCAGAAGTGGGACTTCGCGCTGGCCCCCGTGGTGTTCGAACTCGACCTGGACGCCGTGACCGCGCGGCCCGTGCCCATGGCCAAGCCGGTGCCCAGGCACCAGGCCGTGGAGCGGGACATCGCCGTGGTCGTGGCCGAATCCGTCACGCACAATGCGCTGATGGAGGCCATCCGATCGGCGCCCGCGGCGCAAGGGCTGCTGCGCGACGCCACGCTGTTCGACATCTATCGTCCGCAAGTTGCGCGCGACGCAGCGGCGGTGGCGTCCGGCGGCCTGGCGCAAGGGGAGAAGAGCATGGCGGTTCGCCTGAGCTTCCAGGACGACACCGCCACGCTGACCGACGAGCAGGTGGAACCCGCCGTGCGCGCCATCGTCGAACAATTGAGCGCCAGACTCGGTGCACGCCTGAGGGGTTGATGAGAATGAACGCTGCGGAATTCACGCTCGAAGCCCTCGAAACGCCCGCACTCACGAAGGCGCACCTGGCGGATCTGCTGTTCGAGCAGATCGGCCTCAACAAGCGCGAATCGAAGGACATGGTCGAGGCCTTCTTCGACCTGATCGCCAACAGCCTCATCGAGGGCACCGACGTCAAGATTTCAGGCTTCGGCAACTTCCAGATCCGGGTGAAGGCGCCGCGGCCGGGCCGCAACCCGCGCACCGGCGAAGCCATTCCGATCGGCGAGCGGCGAGTGGCCACCTTCCACGCCAGTGCCAAGCTGAAGGAGCAGATCCACGGCAACATCGAGCCCGGCGGTACTTCCGAGGTCGAGTGGAGCCTGGGCGCCGAATAAGTGCTTGGCGCGGCGCGGGTGCGTAGAGTAATCTCTAAGGTTTCCCGCGCACGGTCTTGATTTCAATGGAAATAATGGAGAAAGCGCTCCCGCCGATTCCTGTCAAACGCTACTTCACCATCGGTGAGGTCGGCGAGCTTTGCGGCGTCAAGCCGCACGTGCTGCGCTATTGGGAGCAGGAGTTCACGCAACTGCGGCCCATGAAGCGGCGCGGCAACCGGCGTTACTACCAGCACCACGAAGTGCTCATGATCCGCCGCATCCGCGATCTGCTCTATGACCAGGGCTTTACCATCAGCGGCGCGCGCAACAAGCTGCAGGAACTCGTGCAGGGCGAGCGCGACCGGCGCAAGGCCGGCGTTGTGCCGCTCGAAGGCATGGAAGCGGTCGAGATCGACCAGGAAGAATTCGACGCCGCCATGCACGAGGACGACGGCCCCGGGCAGGCGAACGCCGCACCGCGCACCATCGATCCGTCCCAGCTGTTGCACCTGCGCCGCGAACTCTTTGAAATTCGTGAGCTCCTGAACGTGGGACGGTGATTCCTGCCCGCTATAATCGTGAGCTTCGGTGTGTGGCGCAGCCTGGTAGCGCACTTGCATGGGGTGCAAGGGGTCGAAGGTTCGAATCCTTTCACACCGACCAACAAAACGTCCAAGGGCGTCCGGTTTCATCCACCGGACGCCCTTTTTCATTGGGGAACTGGGCAAATCTTGTCCGGAGGCATACACTGAAATCCGGTGACTGCCAGCGCCAAGTGGGGGTACAAAAGGGGGTACAAACCGCCTGAACCCCCTGGGATGGCGGTTTTGTACCCCCACTCCCATGGATGTACCCCATGCCGTTGACCGATGCTGCATGCCGCAATGCCTCCTGTCCGCCTGACCGAAAGCAGGCACGCTACGCTGACGCAGGTGGCCTTTATCTGGAGGTCTCGGCCTCGGGATCTCGCCGATGGTTCTGGAAGTTCAGGATCGAGGGGGTCGAGAAGAAATTCGCCCTGGGCTCCTATCCCGACGTGAGCCTTGCGGCGGCGCGAAAGGCGCGTGATGTGGCCAAGGCGCAGAAGGCGGCCGGGATCAACCCCATTCAGGCCAGGCAGGTCGTCAAGCTCAAGGCGGCCGTGAACACCGGCGACACCTTCCGAGAGACGGCGCTCGAGTGGTTCGACAAGCACCATGCGCGGTGGAGCGTGCACTACGCGACGCGCGAGAAGCGGAACTTGGAAAAGGATCTGTTTCCGTACTTCGCTGCTCGTCGCATCGGCGAAATCGAGGCCATCGAGTTGTTGGCTGCCCTGCGCCGTGTCGAGGAGCGTGGCGCTC
The Variovorax sp. OAS795 genome window above contains:
- the aceA gene encoding isocitrate lyase; amino-acid sequence: MPQTLTEQLSREQQIAALEKEWATNPRWKGIKRGYSAADVVRLRGSFPIEHTLARRGAEKLWELVNNEPYVNCLGALTGGQAMQQVKAGVKAIYLSGWQVAADANTYSAMYPDQSLYPVDSVPTVVERINNTFRRADEIQWSKNVNPGDKGYVDYFAPIVADAEAGFGGVLNGFELMKAMIKAGAGGVHFEDQLASVKKCGHMGGKVLVPTTEAVQKLVAARMAADVCGTPTLVIARTDAEAADLITSDYDENDKPFLTGERTAEGFYKTRKGMDQAISRAVAYAYYADLVWCETGTPDLEFARKFAEAVHKVHPGKMLAYNCSPSFNWKKNLDDATIAKFQKELGAMGYKYQFITLAGIHSMWFNMFDLAQDYVQRGMSAYVEKVQEPEFAARDRGYTFVSHQQEVGTGYFDEVTTVIQGGKSSVTALTGSTEEEQFH
- the thrS gene encoding threonine--tRNA ligase, producing the protein MIQITLPDNSRREFPGPVSVAEVAQSIGPGLAKMTVAGKIDGKLVDASDIIDRDARLQIITPKDDEGLEIIRHSTAHLVGHAVKQLYPTAKMVIGPVIDEGFYYDISYERPFTPEDMAAIEARMKELIAQDYDVVKKMTPRAEVIEVFKSRGEDYKLRLVEDMPDEQAMGLYYHQEYVDMCRGPHVPNTRFLKVFKLTKLAGAYWRGDAKNEQLQRIYGTAWADKKQLDQYIQRIEEAEKRDHRKLGKELDLFHIDEVAPGVVFWHPKGWAIWQAVEQYMRNIYRDTGYWEVKGPQILDKSLWEKTGHWQNYRDNMFTTESEKREYALKPMNCPGHVLIFKSDLRSYRDLPLRYGEFGQCHRNEPSGALHGIMRVRGFTQDDGHVFCTEDQILEECVAYTAQLQKVYADFGFTDILYKVATRPDNRVGSDELWDKAEHAVMEALRRSGVDFIISPGDGAFYGPKIEYTLKDALGRQWQCGTMQVDFNTAERLGAEYVTESSGRAHPVMLHRAIVGSLERFIGMLIEHHAGALPAWLAPVQVAVLNISEGQADYAASVAKTLQNQGVRVQLDLHNEKITYKIRKHSLQKLPYILVVGDKEKEAGAVAVRARGNQDLGAMSLESFVLRLVQDIADKR
- the infC gene encoding translation initiation factor IF-3; the encoded protein is MLTIATAFRDRRHREERQHRLNREIMAPEVRLVGPENEPMGVMSLSEALRLAGEADVDLVEVVAAANPPVCRLIEYGKFKYHEQKKAAEAKSKQKVIEVKEIKFRPGTDDGDYNIKMRNIRRFLEEGDKCKITLRFRGREITHQELGLALLQRIRDELADLIVVEQFPKLEGRQMIMMIAPGRKKPGGGGAAKPASTETSAPAAA
- the rpmI gene encoding 50S ribosomal protein L35, whose amino-acid sequence is MPKMKTKSSAKKRFRVRPGGTVKRGQAFKRHILTKKTTKNKRHLRGAVAVHETNMVSVAAMLPGRGI
- the rplT gene encoding 50S ribosomal protein L20, with product MPRVKRGVTARARHKKVLALAKGFRGRRGNVFRVAKQAVMKAGQYAYRDRRTKKRVFRQLWIARINAASRELGLTYSQFANGIRKAGIEIDRKMLADIAVHDKAAFAGIVEQVKAKLAA
- the pheS gene encoding phenylalanine--tRNA ligase subunit alpha, whose product is MNELDSLVDTARAAFAEAKTPAELENAKAQFLGKSGRITELMKGMAALSVDEKKSRGAAINLAKQAIESALTDRRQQLADEELSQQLRAEALDVSLPGRRRIPGGLHPVSRTLERIEEIFSSMGFDVADGPEIESDWHSFTSLNNPPNHPARSMQDTFYVDLNGDDGIPYNLRPHTSPMQVRYAHQHIKKFAAEFEAAAADATGAIKAPEIRVIAPGRTYRVDSDATHSPMFHQCEGLWLGENVSFKDLKVVFTDFCRTFFESDDLVLRFRPSFFPFTEPSAEIDIQFASGPLAGRWLEVAGSGQVHPNVVRNMGLDPERYIGFAFGMGPDRLTMLRYGVNDLRLFFDGDLRFLSQFQ
- the pheT gene encoding phenylalanine--tRNA ligase subunit beta, which translates into the protein MQFPESWLREFCNPPLGSAELAETLTMGGFEVEERRPVAPPFSRIVVGEIKEAVQHPNADRLRVCQVDVGQGALLNIVCGAPNARVGIKVPCALVGAELPPGEDGKPFLIKLGKLRGVESQGMLCSARELQLSEDHGGLLELAADAPVGADVRDVLKLDDALLTLKLTPNLAHGLSVYGIARELAALTGAPLKTPAIAPVAPSFADVLPVKVEAPELCGRFSGRIVRGVNTQVATPAWMVDRLARCGQRSVTPLVDISNYVMFEYGQPSHIFDLDKIHGGLTVRWGKAGEQLKLLNGNTISVDDKVGVIADGEAVESLAGIMGGDATSVSDATRNIYVEAAFWWPEAVQGRSRRFNFSTDAGHRYERGVDPSRTVEIIERITQLIIEICGGQAGAMDDKVLNVPEAMPVTLRVARAARVIGMPLTQAQCADALRRLGFALGEGDGTLTVTPPPHRFDLLIEEDLIEEVARLIGFNNLPTTAPLAPITARVRPEARRSRFAVRRSLAALGYQETINFSFVEAHWEHDLAGNANPVKLLNPIASQMSVMRSSLIGSLLQVLKFNLDRKAPRVRVFELGRVFMRDDSVATTDSTVRGVHQPMRVAGLAWGDADEARWDGKPHRVDFYDAKGDVEALLAPRVPSFEAAEHPAMHPGRTARVLLDGKAIGFVGELHPRWRQKWDFALAPVVFELDLDAVTARPVPMAKPVPRHQAVERDIAVVVAESVTHNALMEAIRSAPAAQGLLRDATLFDIYRPQVARDAAAVASGGLAQGEKSMAVRLSFQDDTATLTDEQVEPAVRAIVEQLSARLGARLRG
- a CDS encoding integration host factor subunit alpha; the encoded protein is MNAAEFTLEALETPALTKAHLADLLFEQIGLNKRESKDMVEAFFDLIANSLIEGTDVKISGFGNFQIRVKAPRPGRNPRTGEAIPIGERRVATFHASAKLKEQIHGNIEPGGTSEVEWSLGAE
- a CDS encoding MerR family transcriptional regulator codes for the protein MEKALPPIPVKRYFTIGEVGELCGVKPHVLRYWEQEFTQLRPMKRRGNRRYYQHHEVLMIRRIRDLLYDQGFTISGARNKLQELVQGERDRRKAGVVPLEGMEAVEIDQEEFDAAMHEDDGPGQANAAPRTIDPSQLLHLRRELFEIRELLNVGR